A genomic region of Streptosporangium lutulentum contains the following coding sequences:
- a CDS encoding DUF2199 domain-containing protein: MCSCCGQRHDGPPLAFSTEAPVYWTPEMADDPDCALGSDQCVIQGQAFFVRGLIKISVTDLDEVFSWGVWVSLSPEKFARAAELWEAPGRESEPPYFGWLSTELPVYSPSTINLRTNLHTRPAGQRPLIEVEPTDHPLAVEQRTGITAVRVQQIAEALLHPGQ, from the coding sequence ATGTGTTCATGCTGCGGGCAGCGGCACGACGGTCCGCCCTTGGCTTTCTCGACGGAGGCCCCCGTCTACTGGACGCCCGAGATGGCTGATGACCCGGACTGCGCGCTCGGCTCCGACCAGTGCGTGATCCAGGGGCAGGCGTTTTTCGTACGCGGGTTGATCAAGATCTCCGTGACCGACCTCGACGAGGTGTTCAGCTGGGGCGTCTGGGTCTCGCTCAGCCCTGAGAAGTTCGCCCGCGCCGCGGAACTCTGGGAGGCCCCCGGCAGGGAGAGCGAACCGCCCTACTTCGGCTGGCTGTCGACGGAGCTGCCGGTTTATTCGCCGTCAACGATCAACCTCAGGACCAACCTGCACACTCGCCCAGCCGGGCAACGCCCGCTCATCGAGGTGGAGCCGACCGACCACCCGCTGGCCGTTGAGCAGCGAACCGGGATCACCGCGGTCAGGGTCCAGCAGATCGCCGAGGCTCTGCTGCATCCAGGCCAGTAG
- a CDS encoding aminoglycoside phosphotransferase family protein — protein sequence MPAAEVDVSPDLVRRLLASQQPDLAHLSIEVMANGWDNVMCRVGDAMVARLPRRAVAARLLAHEQQWLPVLEPRLPLPVPAPARVGQPGPGYPWPWSIVPFLPGQIAARKPPADLRDAAVSLAGFLGALHTPAAPDAPVNPHRGIPLADRDATITRNLSVLGRLVDRGAVMRTWEAAVAVPAWNGSPVWLHGDLHPANILVHRDRVSAVIDFGDITSGDPATDLSVAWMLLPAECHDAFQNAYRAASAYAPDDHLWARARGWALALSLAFLSHSADNPLIAEIGRHTLDAVLA from the coding sequence ATGCCGGCCGCCGAAGTGGACGTCTCACCGGATCTGGTTCGTCGCCTCCTGGCCTCCCAGCAACCCGACCTCGCTCACCTGTCCATCGAGGTGATGGCGAACGGGTGGGACAACGTCATGTGCCGGGTCGGAGACGCGATGGTCGCCCGGCTGCCGAGGCGTGCGGTGGCCGCCAGGCTGCTTGCGCACGAACAGCAGTGGCTGCCCGTCCTTGAGCCGCGGCTGCCATTGCCGGTTCCCGCCCCGGCGCGGGTCGGGCAACCGGGTCCTGGCTACCCGTGGCCGTGGAGCATCGTCCCGTTCCTGCCCGGACAGATCGCCGCGCGAAAGCCGCCGGCCGACCTGCGGGACGCCGCGGTCAGCCTCGCCGGATTTCTGGGCGCCCTGCACACTCCCGCCGCACCGGACGCCCCCGTGAACCCCCACCGCGGCATCCCGCTCGCGGACCGCGACGCGACGATCACCCGGAACCTGAGCGTATTGGGCCGTCTGGTCGACCGCGGGGCCGTGATGCGCACGTGGGAGGCCGCGGTCGCGGTGCCGGCGTGGAACGGGTCCCCGGTGTGGTTGCACGGCGACCTTCATCCCGCCAACATCCTGGTCCATCGCGATCGCGTCAGCGCCGTGATCGACTTCGGTGACATCACTTCCGGCGACCCCGCCACGGACCTGTCCGTGGCCTGGATGCTCCTGCCCGCCGAATGCCATGACGCTTTCCAGAACGCCTATCGGGCGGCGAGCGCGTACGCACCCGACGACCACCTCTGGGCACGAGCACGAGGCTGGGCGCTCGCGCTGTCACTCGCGTTTCTATCCCATTCCGCCGACAACCCGCTGATAGCGGAAATAGGCCGCCACACCCTCGACGCCGTGCTCGCATAG